A region of the Paracoccaceae bacterium genome:
TATGTGCGGCCGATGTACTGGGCGATCGACGGCACCGAACTGGGGGTCGAGCCGAAGCGCGGCGTGACCGGGTTCTGCATCTGTCTGGAGGACGTGGCGATGCCGCCCGAGGGGGCCAGCACCACGCTGTGCCGCACCAGGTTCCGCCGGCCGGTGCTGGAGGATGCGGTGTGCAACGCCAAGGCCGGATGCCTGTATCCGAACAATGCGCGGATGCTTGTGGAAGCGAAATCAAGGGGTTTCGGCAATGCCCTGGTGGCCGATGCGATGGGCAACGTGGCCGAGACGGCGACCGCCAACATCTTCATGGTCAAGGACGGCGTGGCGATGACGCCGATCCTGAACGGCACCTTCCTGGCCGGGATCACCCGGGCCCGGCACATCGCCAACCTGCGGGCAGCCGGCGTCGAGGTGGTCGAGACGGTGCTGAGCTTCGACGATTTCCGGGCGGCGGACGAGGTGTTCACCACGGGCAACCTGTCGAAGATCATGCCGGTGACGGCCTTCGAGGATGTCGCCTACCAGGTCGGGCCGGTCACGCGGAAGGCGCGCGCGCTGTACTGGGAATGGGCGCATTCGGGGGGGTGATGCGGGTTCCGGATTGTGGCGGACGCTGTGTTAACCGTCTGATCTGGTGGTGAAATACCGGGGGCGTCCGGTCTGGCAAGCGTCTGGCGTGCGTATGGCTCGCGTCTGGTGCCGGCGGTGGCAGCCGGATCGGCGGACGGCGGTTAACCAGGGGCGCCCGAATCGGGCCGCCGGACATCCGCTGGACAGCGGCGCGCGCGGCGGCCATGATCGGCGGGCCAAAAGGGGGTCGGCGATGCGCAAGTTCCTTGTGGTGCTGGACGACAGTCGCGAGTGCCTGAACGCGATGCGCTATGCGGCATTGCGGGCGGCGCATACCGGGGGCGGCGTGGTGATCCTGTCGGTGATCCCGCCCGAGGAGTTCCAGCACTGGATGGGCGTTGCCGACCTGATGCGGGCCGAGGCGCGCGAGCGGATCGAGGCGCATTTCGAGGTGTTCGCCAAGTGGATGCGCGACCGGCAGGGGGTGAACCCGATGCTGGTGATCCGCGAGGGCGACCCGGTGGCCGAGATCCTGGCGCAGGTGCGGGCCGATCCCGAGATCGGGGTGCTGGTGCTGGGCGCCGCGACCGAGAAATCGGGGCCAGGCCCGCTGGTGACGGCGATGTCGCGCAACTCCGGCAACCTGCCGATCCCGCTGACGGTGGTGCCGGGCGACATGTCGAAGGAACGGCTTGAGGCGATCACCTGAGCGAGTCGCGCGATTGGTTCCGGAATGGAACCGGCATGTTTCCGGCGAAATCATGGCAAGATTGAGGCTTTGTGCCTAGCCTGCCGCCCGGTGGGGGTCTGCGTACCGGGAGACGGGGCGATGACCAGAGGCTGGGGTGGAACGGGCGGACGTTCGTTCTTTGGAAATGATCGTGGCCATGACAGGGGCCGCGATGACGATTGCGACGATGATCGCGGGCATGGCGGTGGGCACAGCCATGGCGGCGGCCAGGGCCACGGGCATGGCCACGGGCATGGCGGCGGGGGCGGCCAGAGCCATGGCGGCGGCCACGGGCATTGGCCCTGGGGCGGCCACGGGCCGGGGCGCGGCGACGATGCCTGCGACGACCGTGACGACGACGACGATGACGGTGGCGAGACCTGCGAGGCCGGTTCGGGCTTTCCCGACCTGCCGGCCGATGCCTACGGGATCACCTTCCACATCGACCTGAACGGTGACGGCGAGATCGACGAATACCTGTTCGTCGAACCGCCCTATGGCAGCGATCCGGCCGAGTTCGACTTCCAGGACTATTACGACACGGTGGTTGCCGACCTGAAGGATAACTATCCGACGCGGGACCCGAAGGAGATCGTGATCAAGGCCACGATCTACAGCCAGGCCGAGGGTGAATCCTACTACTACTTCACCGGCGACGAGGGCGAGACCTGCGAGGACGATGACGACAAGGACGACCACCCCAAGGACGACGACTGCGACGACAGGGGCGGTGGCAAGGGCCATGGCTGGTGGGGCCGCAAGGACGACGACGACGACAAGGGTGGCGGCAAGGGCCACTGGTGGAGCCGCAAGGACGACGACCGGGACGACGAGGACGACAGGGGCCATGGCCGGTGGGGCCGCAAGGACGACGACCGGGACGACGAGGACGACGACCGGGACGACGACCGGGACGGGGGCCCGCATCTGCGGCTGATGCTGTCGCGCGGCAGCCATGACGATGCCCGCTTCTTCTGCGACTTCGCCCAGGCGTTCGGCCAGATCGGAAACGAGAACGCCCCGGTCGAGGAAGAGCCCGAGGAAGAGCCCGAAGAGGTCGACTGCTGACCCCGACTTCGGCCCGTCCCTGCCGGGGCGGGCCGAACGTTAGAACGGTTCCAAAACTTGACATGGCCGGTGCGGGGGCGCATATCCGAGTGAACAAGTCGGAGACCTGCCATGTTCATCCAGACCGAATCCACCCCGAACCCGGCGACGCTGAAATTCCTGCCCGGCCAGACGGTGCTGGAGATGGGCACGGCGGATTTTCCGTCGGAAGCGGCATCGGCCACCAGCCCGCTGGCGCGGCGCATCTTTGCGGCGGGGCAGGTGACGGGCGTGTTCCTGGGCACCGATTTCGTGACCGTGACCAAGGCCGAGGGTGCCGACTGGGCGCATGTGAAGCCGGGCATCCTGGGCGCGATCATGGAGCATTTCCAGTCGGGCGCCCCGGCCATCGAGGGCGAGGCCGAGGCGGCGCATGCGGTGCATGATGGGCCCGATGGTGACATCGTCCGCCAGATCAAGGAACTGCTGGATACCCGGGTGCGCCCTGCCGTGGCGCAGGACGGCGGCGACATCACCTTTCACGGCTTCGACCGGGGCGTGGTCTATCTGCACATGAAGGGGGCCTGCGCGGGCTGCCCGTCGTCGACCCTGACGCTGAAGATGGGGATCGAGAACCTGCTGCGCCACTACATCCCGGAAGTGACCGAGGTTCGGCCGGTTGCCGCCTGACCGCCTCGTCCTGGGTTTCGACACATCGGCGGCGCATTGCGCCGCCGCTTTGCTGTCGGGCGACCGGCTGGTGGCGCTGGCCGACGAGCCGATGGCGACCGGGCAGGCCGAACGGCTGATGCCGATGCTGGAGGAGATGCTGGCCGAGGCCGGGATCGGCTGGCGCGACCTGTCGCGGATCGGGGTGGGGACGGGGCCCGGCAACTTCAGCGGCGTGAGGATTTCGGTGGCGGCGGCGCGCGGGCTGGCGCTGGGGCTGGGAATTCCGGCGCTGGGCGTGACGCGGCTGGAGGCGCTGGCCTGCGGGCTGGGCGCGGTGACCGTGGTCGAGGACGCGCGGCGTGGCGAGGCCTATGTGCAGGCGTTCGGGCATGATGCCGGCGGGGCGGCCCCGCCGCCGCGTCCCCCCGCCACAGGGGCGGAGGGTGGCGCCCGGTCGGGGCAGGTGCGGCCGGAGGGGCCGGCGCGGTTGATGCGGGTGGGCGATGTCGGGGCGGCGCGCGTGACGGGGTCGGGGGCGGCGATGGTGCCGGGGGCCGAGGTGCTGGCGCCCGCGATGCCGCTGGCCGAGGCGGTGGCGCGCATCGCGGCGGGCCGGACCCCCGGGGCGCGGCCCGCGCCGTTCTACCTGCGGGCGGCCGATGCGGCCCCGCCCGCGGACCCGCCGCCGGTGATCCTGCCGTGACCCCGGGGGCGATGGCGGCGCTGCATGCGCGGGCCTTCGCGGTGCCGCGCCCCTGGTCTGCCGAGGAGATCGGCGGGGTTCTGGCGGGGGCGGGCGCCTTTCTGATCCTCGATGACGGCGCGCCGCCCGCGGGGTTCCTGATCGGGCGGGTGCTGGCGGGCGAGGCGGAACTGCTGACCCTGGCCGTCGAGCCTGCGGCACAGGGGCGCGGCATCGGCGGCAGGCTGGTGGCGCGGTTCGTGGAACGGGCCGCGGCGCTGGGTGCGGTGCGTGCGTTCCTGGAGGTGGCGGCCGACAATGCGGCGGCGCGGGCGGCCTATGTGCGGGCCGGTTTCGCGCAGGCGGGACGGCGGCGCGGCTATTACGCCATGCCCGGACGGGCGGCGGTGGATGCGCTGGTGATGGCCCGCGACCTGCCCGGAATCTGACCAAGGGATCAAAACTGGCCCGGAGATCACGCAGATTGCCATTGACGGAATCCGCCGAACACGCCCTAAATTGCCGACGATCCGCCCCCGGCGCCAGCCGAGGGGCAGGCCAATGACAAACAACCGGGAGACATCCATGACCCTGATGAAGCACCTTGCCGGCGCCACTGCCGCGCTGGCACTGATGGCAGGCGCCGCAGCCGCCGAGCCCGCGATCATCTTCGACCTTGGCGGCAAGTTCGACAAGTCGTTCAACGAGGCGGCCTTCAACGGGGCGCAGCGCTGGGCGCAGGAAACCGGCGGCACGTTCAAGGAACTGGAGATGCAGTCCGAGGCGCAGCGGGAACAGGCGCTGCGGCGGCTGGCCGAGGCCGGGGCGAACCCGGTGGTGATGACGGGCTTCGCCTTCGGCGACGTGCTGAACACCGTGGCCCCCGATTTCCCCGACACCAAGTTCGCGATCATCGACATGGTGGTCGAGCAGCCCAACGTGAAGTCGGTGGTCTTTACCGAGCATGAGGGCAGCTATCTGGTCGGCATGATGGCCGCGATGGCGTCGAAGACCGGCACGGTGGGCTTTGTCGGCGGCATGGACATTCCGCTGATCCGCCGTTTCGGCTGCGGCTATGCGCAGGGCGTGAAGGCCGTGAACCCGGACGCCACGGTGATCCTGAACATGACCGGCACCACCCCCGCCGCGTGGAACGACCCCGTGAAGGGCGGCGAGATCACCCGCAGCCAGAAGTCGCAGGGCGCCGACGTGGTCTATGCGGCCGCTGGCGGCACCGGCGTGGGCGTGCTGCAGACCGCCGCGGACGAGGGCATCCTGTCGATCGGCGTGGACAGCAACCAGAACCACCTGCATCCGGGCAAGGTGCTGACCTCGATGCTGAAGCGCGTGGACAACGCCGTCTACAACGCCTTCATGGAAGGCACCGAGATGACCACGGGCTTCAACGTGCTGAACCTGGCCTCCGAGGGCGTGGGCTATGCGCTGGACGAGCACAATGCCGGGCTGGTCAGCGACGAGATGAAGGCGGCGGTGGACGCGGCTGCGGCCAAGATCATCTCGGGCGAACTGGCGGTGCATGACTACATGAGCGACAACACCTGCCCGGCCGCGTCGTTCTGAATGGACGCGATGGTGCATGATGAGGCGGGGCGGCCGGGTTCGGCCGCCCCCTTTGCCATCGAACTGAAAGGCATTTCCAAGTCCTTCGGGCCGGTGCAGGCGAACAAGGACATCTCGATCCAGGTCCGGCGCGGCACCATTCACGGCATCATCGGCGAGAACGGCGCGGGCAAGTCGACGCTGATGAGCATCCTCTACGGGTTCTACCGGGCCGACAGCGGCGAGATCCTGATCGGCGGCAAGGTCACGGCCATTCCCGACAGCCAGAGCGCCATCCGCGCGGGCATCGGCATGGTGTTCCAGCATTTCAAGCTGGTGCAGAATTTCACCGTGCTGGAGAACATCATCCTGGGTGCCGAGGAGGGCGGCATCCTGGCGCCGTCGCTGGCCAAGGCGCGCCGCGTGCTGGCCGACCTGGCGCGCGAGTATGAACTGGACGTGGACCCGGACGCGCGGATCGAGGATCTGTCGGTCGGCCACCAGCAGCGCGTCGAGATCCTGAAGGCGCTGTACCGGCAGGCGGACATCCTGATCCTGGACGAGCCGACCGGGGTGCTGACCCCGGCCGAGGCGGACCATCTGTTCCGCATCCTGAACGGGCTGAAGGACCAGGGAAAGACGATCATCCTGATCACCCACAAGCTGCGCGAGATCATGGGGATCACCGACGCCGTGAGCGTGATGCGGCGCGGGCAGATGGTGGCGACGGTGGAGACCGCCGCGACCAGCTCCGAGGAGCTGGCGGAACTGATGGTCGGGCGCAAGGTGCTGCTGCGGGTGGACAAGATGCCCGCGACCCCGGGCCGAACCGTGCTGGAGGTCGAGGGCCTGCGGGTGCGCGACATGCAGGGGGTCGAGCGGCTGAAGGGCGTGTCGCTGCAGGTGCGGGCGGGCGAGATCCTGGGCATCGCCGGGGTGGCGGGCAACGGGCAGACCGAGTTGCTGGAGGTGCTGGGCGGGATCGCGCAGGGCACCGGAAGCGTGAAGCTGAACGGGCAGGCGCTGGATCTGACGGGCAAGGCCTCGGACGGGCAGAGCCGCCGCGCGCAGGGCATCGCACATGTGCCCGAGGACCGGCAGGTGCTGGGCCTGATCATGGATTTTGCCGCATGGGAGAACGTGGGCTTCGGCTATCACCACGCGCCGGAATACCAGAAATCGGCCCTGTTCATGGACAATGCCGCGCTGTTCGCGGATTGCGAGCGCAAGATGGAACGGTTCGACGTGCGCCCCCCGATCCCGG
Encoded here:
- a CDS encoding branched-chain amino acid aminotransferase, which codes for MAFGKTIRTFWQGAWHDGDVPVMRAADHGSWQGSSVFDGARAFEGVTPDLDRHCARVNRSAEALMITPTMQPDEMIGIIREGLKGFPAGAAVYVRPMYWAIDGTELGVEPKRGVTGFCICLEDVAMPPEGASTTLCRTRFRRPVLEDAVCNAKAGCLYPNNARMLVEAKSRGFGNALVADAMGNVAETATANIFMVKDGVAMTPILNGTFLAGITRARHIANLRAAGVEVVETVLSFDDFRAADEVFTTGNLSKIMPVTAFEDVAYQVGPVTRKARALYWEWAHSGG
- a CDS encoding universal stress protein, with amino-acid sequence MRKFLVVLDDSRECLNAMRYAALRAAHTGGGVVILSVIPPEEFQHWMGVADLMRAEARERIEAHFEVFAKWMRDRQGVNPMLVIREGDPVAEILAQVRADPEIGVLVLGAATEKSGPGPLVTAMSRNSGNLPIPLTVVPGDMSKERLEAIT
- a CDS encoding NifU family protein; protein product: MFIQTESTPNPATLKFLPGQTVLEMGTADFPSEAASATSPLARRIFAAGQVTGVFLGTDFVTVTKAEGADWAHVKPGILGAIMEHFQSGAPAIEGEAEAAHAVHDGPDGDIVRQIKELLDTRVRPAVAQDGGDITFHGFDRGVVYLHMKGACAGCPSSTLTLKMGIENLLRHYIPEVTEVRPVAA
- the tsaB gene encoding tRNA (adenosine(37)-N6)-threonylcarbamoyltransferase complex dimerization subunit type 1 TsaB, with translation MPPDRLVLGFDTSAAHCAAALLSGDRLVALADEPMATGQAERLMPMLEEMLAEAGIGWRDLSRIGVGTGPGNFSGVRISVAAARGLALGLGIPALGVTRLEALACGLGAVTVVEDARRGEAYVQAFGHDAGGAAPPPRPPATGAEGGARSGQVRPEGPARLMRVGDVGAARVTGSGAAMVPGAEVLAPAMPLAEAVARIAAGRTPGARPAPFYLRAADAAPPADPPPVILP
- a CDS encoding GNAT family N-acetyltransferase, whose translation is MAALHARAFAVPRPWSAEEIGGVLAGAGAFLILDDGAPPAGFLIGRVLAGEAELLTLAVEPAAQGRGIGGRLVARFVERAAALGAVRAFLEVAADNAAARAAYVRAGFAQAGRRRGYYAMPGRAAVDALVMARDLPGI
- a CDS encoding BMP family ABC transporter substrate-binding protein produces the protein MTLMKHLAGATAALALMAGAAAAEPAIIFDLGGKFDKSFNEAAFNGAQRWAQETGGTFKELEMQSEAQREQALRRLAEAGANPVVMTGFAFGDVLNTVAPDFPDTKFAIIDMVVEQPNVKSVVFTEHEGSYLVGMMAAMASKTGTVGFVGGMDIPLIRRFGCGYAQGVKAVNPDATVILNMTGTTPAAWNDPVKGGEITRSQKSQGADVVYAAAGGTGVGVLQTAADEGILSIGVDSNQNHLHPGKVLTSMLKRVDNAVYNAFMEGTEMTTGFNVLNLASEGVGYALDEHNAGLVSDEMKAAVDAAAAKIISGELAVHDYMSDNTCPAASF
- a CDS encoding ABC transporter ATP-binding protein; its protein translation is MVHDEAGRPGSAAPFAIELKGISKSFGPVQANKDISIQVRRGTIHGIIGENGAGKSTLMSILYGFYRADSGEILIGGKVTAIPDSQSAIRAGIGMVFQHFKLVQNFTVLENIILGAEEGGILAPSLAKARRVLADLAREYELDVDPDARIEDLSVGHQQRVEILKALYRQADILILDEPTGVLTPAEADHLFRILNGLKDQGKTIILITHKLREIMGITDAVSVMRRGQMVATVETAATSSEELAELMVGRKVLLRVDKMPATPGRTVLEVEGLRVRDMQGVERLKGVSLQVRAGEILGIAGVAGNGQTELLEVLGGIAQGTGSVKLNGQALDLTGKASDGQSRRAQGIAHVPEDRQVLGLIMDFAAWENVGFGYHHAPEYQKSALFMDNAALFADCERKMERFDVRPPIPALAAKSFSGGNQQKIVVAREIERNPDLLLVGQPTRGVDIGAIEFIHKQIVALRDAGKAILLVSVELDEIMSLSDRIAVMFDGRIMGFREPAATNERELGLLMAGVGE